A single window of Zootoca vivipara chromosome 17, rZooViv1.1, whole genome shotgun sequence DNA harbors:
- the LOC118076560 gene encoding arylacetamide deacetylase-like 4 isoform X2, which translates to MSFGETLWVLILYMTIFIHSLLFAWGTYYRLTRIDLPQGLSHRLKLLLSDFLVGYGFAIAILLEKMGICNRYYLANVICQFLPIMKDPKLIIKDLVFDGVPVRVYWPKTSPAGNRKGIIFFHGGAGVAGNVRTTEKICRSIAHQTDSVVMCVEFRLAPEHPYPVPVLDCLTAAIHFMKNAKEYGVDPSRIAIAGESSGATKAASICQELVAREDLPSVRAQVLIYPFLQGIDFNLPSYQQNHSVPPLYRKRAAKFGFAYLTGKTINVPVDGILKGAHVPPVLREKYQKWISADSIPEEFKARGYVPVEPAPFSEDLYEQVKRGTETMFCPLLAEDDIIRQLPETFILTLAEFSRIKSSFLV; encoded by the exons ATGTCGTTTGGTGAAACTCTGTGGGTGCTGATATTATATATGACCATCTTCATTCACTCCTTGCTGTTTGCATGGGGAACTTATTATCGTCTTACCAGGATCGACCTGCCTCAAGGACTGTCCCATCGCCTAAAATTACTGCTTTCCGATTTCTTAGTGGGATATGGATTTGCAATA gcAATACTTCTGGAAAAAATGGGCATCTGCAATAGATATTACTTAGCCAATGTCATATGCCAATTCCTTCCAATAATGAAGGACCCCAAGCTGATCATAAAAGACCTGGTTTTTGATGGGGTGCCTGTGAGGGTGTACTGGCCCAAGACATCACCTGCTGGGAACAGGAAAGGAATCATCTTTTTTCATGGAGGCGCTGGGGTGGCTGGAAACGTTC gaaccACTGAAAAGATCTGCCGCAGCATTGCCCACCAAACTGACTCAGTGGTTATGTGTGTTGA GTTTCGTTTAGCTCCTGAGCATCCGTATCCAGTCCCAGTACTGGACTGCTTAACTGCTGCAATACACTTTATGAAAAATGCAAAGGAATACGGAGTGGACCCCAGCCGCATTGCCATTGCTGGGGAGAGTAGTGGGGCCACAAAAGCTGCATCCATTTGTCAAGAACTGGTGGCCAGAGAGGACCTCCCAAGTGTGCGAGCTCAGGTCCTCATTTACCCATTCCTCCAAGGAATAGATTTCAATTTGCCATCCTATCAGCAAAACCATTCAGTTCCTCCCTTGTACCGGAAAAGAGCTGCCAAATTTGGTTTCGCATATCTCACTGGGAAGACAATCAATGTACCAGTAGATGGAATTCTGAAAGGCGCCCATGTCCCTCCTGTTTTGAGAGAGAAATACCAAAAATGGATCAGTGCTGATAGCATTCCAGAAGAATTTAAGGCCAGGGGCTATGTTCCTGTAGAGCCTGCTCCATTTTCAGAAGAcctttatgaacaagttaaaagagGCACTGAGACAATGTTTTGCCCCCTTCTAGCAGAGGATGATATAATCCGCCAGCTGCCAGAGACTTTCATTCTAACCT TGGCTGAGTTTAGCAGAATAAAATCTTCattccttgtctga
- the LOC118076560 gene encoding arylacetamide deacetylase-like 4 isoform X1 encodes MSFGETLWVLILYMTIFIHSLLFAWGTYYRLTRIDLPQGLSHRLKLLLSDFLVGYGFAIAILLEKMGICNRYYLANVICQFLPIMKDPKLIIKDLVFDGVPVRVYWPKTSPAGNRKGIIFFHGGAGVAGNVRTTEKICRSIAHQTDSVVMCVEFRLAPEHPYPVPVLDCLTAAIHFMKNAKEYGVDPSRIAIAGESSGATKAASICQELVAREDLPSVRAQVLIYPFLQGIDFNLPSYQQNHSVPPLYRKRAAKFGFAYLTGKTINVPVDGILKGAHVPPVLREKYQKWISADSIPEEFKARGYVPVEPAPFSEDLYEQVKRGTETMFCPLLAEDDIIRQLPETFILTCEYDVLRDDGLLYKKRLEDNGVPVTWCHVQDGFHGIMAVAGWGPCEFPSTQKCLQNVIQFLKGL; translated from the exons ATGTCGTTTGGTGAAACTCTGTGGGTGCTGATATTATATATGACCATCTTCATTCACTCCTTGCTGTTTGCATGGGGAACTTATTATCGTCTTACCAGGATCGACCTGCCTCAAGGACTGTCCCATCGCCTAAAATTACTGCTTTCCGATTTCTTAGTGGGATATGGATTTGCAATA gcAATACTTCTGGAAAAAATGGGCATCTGCAATAGATATTACTTAGCCAATGTCATATGCCAATTCCTTCCAATAATGAAGGACCCCAAGCTGATCATAAAAGACCTGGTTTTTGATGGGGTGCCTGTGAGGGTGTACTGGCCCAAGACATCACCTGCTGGGAACAGGAAAGGAATCATCTTTTTTCATGGAGGCGCTGGGGTGGCTGGAAACGTTC gaaccACTGAAAAGATCTGCCGCAGCATTGCCCACCAAACTGACTCAGTGGTTATGTGTGTTGA GTTTCGTTTAGCTCCTGAGCATCCGTATCCAGTCCCAGTACTGGACTGCTTAACTGCTGCAATACACTTTATGAAAAATGCAAAGGAATACGGAGTGGACCCCAGCCGCATTGCCATTGCTGGGGAGAGTAGTGGGGCCACAAAAGCTGCATCCATTTGTCAAGAACTGGTGGCCAGAGAGGACCTCCCAAGTGTGCGAGCTCAGGTCCTCATTTACCCATTCCTCCAAGGAATAGATTTCAATTTGCCATCCTATCAGCAAAACCATTCAGTTCCTCCCTTGTACCGGAAAAGAGCTGCCAAATTTGGTTTCGCATATCTCACTGGGAAGACAATCAATGTACCAGTAGATGGAATTCTGAAAGGCGCCCATGTCCCTCCTGTTTTGAGAGAGAAATACCAAAAATGGATCAGTGCTGATAGCATTCCAGAAGAATTTAAGGCCAGGGGCTATGTTCCTGTAGAGCCTGCTCCATTTTCAGAAGAcctttatgaacaagttaaaagagGCACTGAGACAATGTTTTGCCCCCTTCTAGCAGAGGATGATATAATCCGCCAGCTGCCAGAGACTTTCATTCTAACCTGTGAGTATGATGTTCTCCGGGATGATGGGCTGTTGTACAAGAAGCGTCTAGAGGACAACGGTGTGCCAGTGACATGGTGTCATGTACAAGATGGATTCCATGGAATAATGGCCGTGGCTGGTTGGGGGCCGTGTGAATTTccgagcacacagaaatgtttgCAGAATGTAATACAGTTTTTAAAAGGTTTATAG